The following coding sequences are from one uncultured Desulfobacter sp. window:
- a CDS encoding LysE family translocator has protein sequence MMTVQLWIMYLTFVFAATATPGPAVLFITTNSLLYGWKKTIFAALGNIIGLFCLGVIAITGLGAILKMSVLVYGIIKYLGASYLIYLGLKLIFQKHTASEICDEFSKKKSISSQKLFYQAFLVAVSNPKAIVFLTALFPQFINHQRELYPQFAALIAILMIFSFLFLLLYSMIADRAKGWISKPGRIKIINRISGSLFVGFGALLATSSNK, from the coding sequence ATGATGACAGTTCAATTATGGATAATGTATTTAACATTCGTTTTTGCAGCGACAGCAACACCTGGGCCAGCTGTACTTTTTATTACCACAAATTCGTTATTGTACGGGTGGAAGAAAACCATATTTGCTGCGCTAGGAAATATTATTGGCTTGTTCTGTTTAGGCGTTATCGCAATTACAGGATTAGGTGCCATTCTGAAAATGTCCGTTCTCGTATATGGCATTATAAAATATTTGGGAGCCTCATATTTAATTTATTTGGGGCTTAAATTGATTTTTCAGAAACATACTGCTTCTGAAATTTGTGATGAGTTTTCTAAAAAGAAAAGCATTTCATCTCAAAAATTATTTTATCAGGCTTTTTTAGTGGCCGTCAGTAATCCAAAGGCGATAGTTTTTCTTACGGCTTTGTTTCCCCAATTTATAAACCATCAAAGAGAATTATATCCACAATTTGCAGCTCTTATAGCCATACTAATGATATTTTCATTTTTATTTTTATTGCTGTATTCAATGATTGCCGATCGTGCTAAAGGGTGGATATCAAAACCGGGGCGAATCAAAATCATCAATAGAATAAGCGGATCTTTGTTTGTTGGGTTTGGGGCGTTGCTCGCTACATCATCAAATAAATAG
- a CDS encoding IS91 family transposase: MKTRCSHTPLPDKPATVPTVGDIFRAYGPGFRSSHRLHPRQHKVMYDIEHCRRGEFGTHWEICDICGHLEKGYNSCRNRHCPGCNNIARRRWVAARIDELLPVSYHHCVFTLPDIFNSLCGFNRRIMYDLLFESASHTLLEFGENPKRLGARIGFYGILHTWGGKLWLHPHIHFIVTAGGVNTRGEWVEPQYSSTFLFPVRALSNVFRAKFLNGLITAQRKGLLKLPCDLAGFSNPDALRQWLFHTVPREWVVYSKPPFSGPEDVVRYIGRYTHATAISNNRIVSIENDDVTFWFKNTRKKSRWETTTLPVMEFINRFLLHVLPKHFHRIRYYGFLANGKAGKQIASIRRALDSRIDAGSETKQTIEQNYVCPACGNGPMMTILVLDGRGNVVKEAFPRADTQQVLMAESFP; this comes from the coding sequence ATGAAGACACGCTGCAGCCATACCCCGCTTCCCGATAAACCGGCAACCGTCCCGACCGTAGGCGATATCTTCAGGGCATACGGCCCTGGCTTCAGATCCTCACACAGACTGCATCCCCGGCAGCACAAGGTGATGTACGATATTGAGCACTGCCGACGCGGCGAGTTCGGTACCCACTGGGAGATCTGCGACATATGCGGGCATCTTGAAAAAGGATACAACTCCTGCCGAAACCGCCATTGCCCAGGCTGCAACAATATCGCCCGGCGCAGATGGGTGGCTGCCAGAATCGACGAATTGCTTCCGGTATCTTATCACCACTGCGTTTTCACACTGCCCGATATTTTCAATTCCCTGTGCGGATTCAACCGACGGATCATGTATGACCTGCTGTTTGAAAGCGCTTCTCATACCCTCCTGGAATTCGGGGAGAATCCTAAACGCCTGGGGGCCAGAATTGGATTTTACGGTATTCTCCATACCTGGGGCGGTAAGCTGTGGCTCCATCCACACATCCATTTTATTGTCACGGCAGGCGGAGTAAATACCCGGGGGGAGTGGGTGGAGCCCCAATACAGCTCAACCTTCCTGTTTCCAGTCAGAGCCCTGTCCAACGTATTCCGGGCTAAATTCTTAAATGGCCTGATCACGGCACAAAGAAAGGGCTTATTGAAACTGCCCTGTGATTTGGCTGGATTTTCAAACCCCGATGCATTGAGGCAGTGGCTGTTCCATACTGTTCCCAGAGAGTGGGTGGTTTATTCCAAACCACCGTTTTCAGGCCCGGAGGATGTGGTCCGGTACATCGGCAGGTATACCCATGCCACAGCTATCAGCAATAACAGGATTGTCTCCATTGAAAATGACGATGTCACGTTCTGGTTCAAAAACACCAGAAAGAAATCCCGATGGGAAACTACCACACTTCCCGTGATGGAGTTCATTAACCGCTTTTTACTCCATGTCCTGCCCAAGCACTTCCACCGAATACGGTATTACGGCTTCCTGGCAAACGGTAAGGCCGGAAAGCAGATTGCATCCATACGCAGGGCGCTGGACAGCCGGATCGATGCAGGCTCGGAAACGAAACAAACCATCGAACAAAATTACGTATGCCCGGCCTGCGGCAACGGACCCATGATGACCATCCTGGTGCTGGATGGCCGCGGAAACGTCGTTAAAGAGGCATTTCCGCGTGCTGATACACAACAGGTTTTAATGGCGGAAAGCTTTCCATAA
- a CDS encoding interleukin-like EMT inducer domain-containing protein has protein sequence MRKKSFAGFAIFLFLLGLSRLASAAPITLESFSAGFDDPGYYGGVAQLSVDGVDYSLNTRGFNFIVIDQSSGAVLDQISFDTHYSSQESTSMATFINSIDPGRIVLSAVKDEASRYLNSNALSALYTLGVNGNPLSYRSSWAFIGTKESSPGSAIEAFASRGSGPVSVTTTINTVPVPGSLFLLGAGLIWLVNIKSKRQEKRTAV, from the coding sequence ATGAGAAAGAAAAGTTTTGCAGGTTTCGCGATTTTTTTATTCCTTTTAGGGTTGAGTAGACTGGCGAGTGCAGCCCCAATCACTTTAGAATCATTCTCCGCTGGTTTTGATGACCCAGGCTACTATGGCGGTGTTGCACAATTATCAGTGGATGGAGTTGATTACTCTTTGAACACGAGAGGATTTAATTTTATCGTGATTGATCAATCCTCAGGTGCGGTTTTAGATCAAATTAGCTTTGACACACATTATTCCTCCCAAGAGTCAACCAGCATGGCGACATTTATTAATTCTATTGATCCCGGTAGAATTGTTCTTTCAGCTGTGAAGGATGAAGCATCACGATATTTGAATAGCAATGCATTAAGTGCTTTATACACTCTTGGCGTGAACGGTAATCCACTATCCTATCGCAGTTCATGGGCTTTCATTGGTACAAAGGAAAGTTCACCCGGCTCTGCAATAGAAGCTTTTGCCAGCCGTGGGAGTGGCCCAGTGAGCGTGACAACAACCATCAACACTGTTCCAGTACCTGGGTCTTTATTCCTTCTGGGAGCAGGATTAATCTGGCTTGTCAACATTAAATCCAAGCGGCAAGAAAAAAGGACTGCTGTTTAA
- the ltrA gene encoding group II intron reverse transcriptase/maturase produces MVHYTSEMLDVSFRWEENRNTVGPLHANGVSYQAYYSEVGKAHYMGKDLTEVRSPQMKLVPDKVGLEQYEQTSLRGIATKAEVCGKHRFQNLYKCLNYRFLMDCWKDLNKKAASGVDQVTAEAYGKNLGANIQALAGKLKQKRYRAKLVRRCYIPKGNGKERPLGIPVLEDRLVQLACAKILSSIFESDFIDTSYGYRPNRSAREAIEDLQFNLQFGKIGYIVEADINGFFDNIDHDWLMRMLRERIDDAAFLNLIQKWLKAGILDRDGKVIHPESGTPQGGIVSPVLANIYLHFGLDLWFERKVKLNCKGQAFILRYADDYICAFQYKDEAERFYRELPGRLGKFNLEVAPEKTAMIRFNRFHPGMKVRISFLGFETFWEKDRDGTIKVKLRTAPKKLQGACRRIKEWIKANRHLKGEIFIKALNRRLRGHYNYYNVPGNLSALWRFYSWAEACAFKWLNRRGGKRKSFTLKIFTKAIDLLGIAKPKMRIVNRQHRVFT; encoded by the coding sequence ATGGTACACTACACCAGTGAAATGTTGGATGTAAGCTTCAGGTGGGAGGAAAATCGGAATACCGTTGGCCCTCTACATGCCAATGGGGTGTCTTATCAGGCATATTACTCGGAGGTGGGGAAAGCCCACTACATGGGGAAGGACCTGACGGAAGTACGTAGCCCGCAAATGAAACTCGTACCGGACAAAGTAGGGCTGGAGCAATACGAGCAAACCTCACTGCGGGGAATAGCAACTAAGGCAGAAGTTTGTGGGAAACACCGCTTTCAAAATCTGTACAAATGTTTGAACTACCGATTTTTGATGGACTGCTGGAAGGATCTGAACAAGAAAGCCGCCAGTGGAGTAGATCAAGTAACGGCAGAGGCTTACGGGAAGAACCTGGGAGCCAACATTCAGGCATTGGCGGGAAAATTGAAACAAAAGCGGTATCGCGCTAAATTGGTGCGACGATGTTACATTCCAAAGGGAAATGGTAAAGAAAGGCCACTGGGAATACCGGTGCTTGAGGACAGGCTCGTGCAACTGGCCTGTGCCAAAATTCTGTCATCAATTTTTGAATCGGACTTTATAGACACCAGTTATGGATATAGACCCAATCGCAGTGCCAGGGAGGCAATAGAGGACTTGCAGTTCAACCTGCAGTTTGGAAAAATCGGGTACATTGTTGAGGCTGATATCAACGGCTTTTTCGACAATATTGATCATGACTGGTTGATGCGAATGCTCCGGGAACGGATTGATGATGCGGCCTTTCTGAACTTAATCCAAAAGTGGTTGAAAGCTGGGATTCTCGATAGAGACGGTAAAGTTATACATCCTGAATCCGGGACACCCCAGGGCGGTATAGTTTCGCCCGTATTGGCCAATATTTATCTTCACTTTGGCCTTGACCTATGGTTCGAAAGAAAGGTGAAACTCAATTGTAAAGGTCAGGCCTTTATTTTGAGATATGCTGATGATTATATCTGCGCCTTTCAGTATAAAGATGAAGCTGAGCGGTTTTACCGAGAGCTTCCGGGCAGACTTGGCAAGTTCAATCTTGAGGTGGCACCGGAGAAAACAGCAATGATCCGGTTCAATCGTTTTCATCCCGGCATGAAAGTCCGGATAAGCTTTTTAGGCTTTGAAACTTTCTGGGAGAAAGATAGAGATGGAACCATTAAAGTTAAACTACGGACAGCCCCCAAGAAGCTGCAAGGTGCCTGCAGGCGGATCAAGGAATGGATAAAGGCAAATCGCCATTTGAAAGGGGAAATCTTTATCAAAGCGCTCAATAGACGGTTGCGCGGACATTACAACTATTATAACGTGCCAGGTAACCTGTCGGCATTATGGCGCTTTTATAGCTGGGCTGAAGCATGTGCCTTCAAATGGCTGAATCGCCGTGGAGGGAAGCGTAAAAGCTTCACCTTGAAGATTTTCACAAAAGCGATAGACCTTTTGGGTATTGCCAAACCAAAGATGAGAATTGTGAACAGGCAACATCGCGTATTCACATGA
- a CDS encoding integron integrase: MDWKFWMDSADSLAKSHPTVADGISAKNTIEHLSNVKHSKLADVRKRHRAILEQLLVELRTRRYSIRTEQSYESWVTRFISFNENRKPEKLGGDEVVSFLQHLAVQRNVAESTQNQALNALVFFYDKVLKQPLGDIGNFVRAKRPKRLPVVLTRSEVTKILEQMTGRQKLMASLLYGTGMRLMDCIRLRIQDIDFGYLQIVIRDGKGKKDRVVPLPKRLVEDLKAHLELVHETHKSDLQRGLGETYLPDALDRKYPNAAKEWGWQYVFPSGRLSVDPKSGKTRRHHIHENGLQKAIKKAASQANMTKRVNCHALRHSFATHLLESGYDIRTVQELLGHADVSTTMIYTHVLNRGSKGVQSPLDGL; the protein is encoded by the coding sequence GTGGACTGGAAATTCTGGATGGATTCCGCCGATTCCCTGGCAAAATCGCACCCCACGGTTGCCGACGGAATTTCGGCTAAAAACACCATTGAGCACCTGTCAAACGTAAAGCATTCAAAACTTGCCGACGTTCGAAAACGTCATAGGGCGATTCTGGAACAGCTGCTGGTTGAGTTGCGGACAAGACGGTATTCCATAAGAACAGAACAGTCCTATGAATCATGGGTAACCCGTTTCATCTCTTTTAACGAAAACCGGAAACCGGAAAAACTTGGCGGCGATGAGGTTGTCAGTTTCCTGCAGCACCTTGCCGTTCAACGCAATGTTGCAGAAAGCACCCAGAATCAGGCGTTGAATGCGCTGGTCTTCTTTTATGACAAGGTGCTCAAACAACCCTTGGGCGACATCGGTAATTTTGTACGCGCCAAACGCCCCAAACGTCTTCCTGTGGTATTAACCCGAAGCGAAGTCACTAAAATTCTCGAACAGATGACCGGCAGGCAAAAGCTGATGGCGTCTCTGCTTTACGGCACGGGTATGAGATTAATGGATTGCATCAGGCTCAGGATCCAGGACATTGATTTCGGCTACCTGCAGATTGTGATCAGGGACGGAAAAGGAAAAAAAGACCGGGTGGTGCCCTTGCCAAAGCGGCTTGTAGAAGACCTCAAGGCCCATCTTGAACTGGTGCATGAGACGCATAAGTCAGACCTGCAAAGAGGATTGGGTGAGACCTATCTGCCCGATGCGCTTGACCGAAAATATCCCAATGCGGCAAAAGAGTGGGGATGGCAGTATGTGTTTCCCAGCGGTCGACTTTCCGTTGATCCAAAAAGCGGTAAGACACGCCGCCACCATATCCACGAAAACGGTCTTCAAAAAGCCATCAAAAAAGCGGCCTCCCAGGCCAATATGACCAAACGGGTTAATTGCCATGCCCTGCGCCACAGCTTTGCCACGCATCTGCTTGAAAGTGGTTATGACATCCGCACTGTTCAGGAGTTGCTCGGCCATGCAGATGTCTCCACAACCATGATTTACACCCATGTACTCAATCGCGGGAGCAAAGGCGTACAAAGCCCCCTGGACGGATTATAA
- the yddG gene encoding aromatic amino acid DMT transporter YddG, whose amino-acid sequence MAENSNSGRAALLATTGGIFSILLWSYTIAFTRSISEHLGPVYGASYVYLISAVFGLINVLRSPKQRSKLKHLPGRYLLGCGSLFVGYMLCLFLAVGMAENRSQAVEMGLINYLWPALILVFSVPILKNKASWLLLPGTVLALFGVYLVLAGGGSHTWHGMLNNLSANPIAYLLALFAALSWGLYSNLTRKWVGPDQAGGAVPFFLAATAIALFVMNFFVDEPRNWGLQVAGEVAALAFITLVAYSLWDNAMRQGNTIFLAASSYMTPLLSTIVSCIYLSVAPTPALWIGCGLLIAGSLISWVSVKSPDQTGSMDSAHHASAESAAVNEPG is encoded by the coding sequence ATGGCAGAAAATAGTAATTCAGGCAGGGCCGCTCTCCTGGCTACGACCGGCGGGATCTTTTCCATTCTATTATGGAGTTATACCATTGCGTTTACCCGCAGTATTTCAGAACATCTTGGCCCAGTTTACGGGGCAAGTTATGTCTATCTTATCAGTGCCGTATTCGGCTTGATCAATGTGTTGAGGAGCCCTAAACAGCGCAGCAAACTTAAGCATCTGCCGGGCAGGTATCTTCTGGGCTGCGGCTCTCTTTTTGTGGGATATATGCTCTGCCTGTTTCTTGCCGTGGGGATGGCTGAAAATCGAAGCCAGGCCGTGGAGATGGGGTTGATCAATTATCTGTGGCCGGCATTGATACTTGTGTTTTCCGTTCCCATTTTAAAGAATAAGGCCAGTTGGCTTCTGCTGCCGGGAACTGTTCTGGCCCTGTTTGGGGTATACCTGGTTTTGGCCGGTGGCGGCAGTCATACATGGCATGGGATGCTCAATAACCTTTCCGCCAATCCCATTGCTTATCTGCTGGCCCTGTTCGCTGCACTTTCCTGGGGACTTTACTCCAATCTCACCCGTAAATGGGTGGGCCCGGACCAGGCCGGGGGGGCGGTGCCGTTTTTTTTGGCTGCAACGGCCATTGCCCTGTTTGTCATGAATTTTTTTGTTGATGAACCCAGGAATTGGGGCCTTCAGGTGGCCGGAGAGGTGGCGGCTTTGGCATTTATTACACTGGTGGCCTACAGCCTGTGGGACAATGCCATGCGCCAGGGTAATACGATTTTTTTGGCGGCAAGCTCATATATGACCCCGCTTTTATCCACGATTGTCTCCTGCATCTATCTTTCCGTGGCGCCCACCCCCGCCCTGTGGATCGGGTGCGGCCTGCTCATTGCCGGATCTTTGATCAGCTGGGTTTCAGTTAAAAGTCCCGACCAAACAGGCTCTATGGACAGTGCCCATCATGCGTCGGCAGAAAGCGCCGCCGTTAACGAACCGGGATAA
- a CDS encoding NAD(P)/FAD-dependent oxidoreductase: MLKLGEKGAILQNDNETYAIAPHIPCGVVTPDMLRKIADVAEKYEAKALKLTGATRITIVGLKEEDIDSAWQDLELDKGAAVGMCIRSVRACPGTTFCKLGRQDALGMGMELDKKYHAMTLPGKFKMAVSGCKLSCSESWVRDIGLIGEDKGWLIVIGGNVGLKPRIAKQVADGLSTEEAMQACERIVEFYKENAKTGERLGKMIERLGLEPFEQAIQG; this comes from the coding sequence ATGCTCAAACTTGGTGAAAAGGGAGCCATCCTCCAAAATGACAACGAAACTTATGCCATTGCCCCCCATATTCCCTGCGGGGTTGTTACACCGGATATGCTCAGAAAGATTGCTGATGTGGCGGAAAAATACGAAGCCAAAGCACTCAAGCTGACCGGGGCCACCCGTATTACCATTGTAGGACTCAAAGAAGAGGACATTGATTCGGCCTGGCAGGACCTGGAACTTGACAAGGGTGCCGCCGTGGGCATGTGTATCCGCTCAGTGCGCGCCTGTCCGGGCACGACCTTCTGTAAACTCGGCAGACAGGATGCTCTGGGCATGGGCATGGAACTGGATAAGAAATACCATGCCATGACACTGCCGGGTAAATTCAAAATGGCGGTATCAGGATGCAAACTATCCTGCTCCGAATCCTGGGTCAGGGACATTGGGCTTATCGGAGAAGATAAAGGATGGCTCATTGTCATTGGCGGCAACGTGGGTCTGAAACCCAGAATCGCCAAACAAGTCGCTGATGGACTGAGCACTGAAGAAGCCATGCAAGCCTGTGAACGCATTGTTGAATTTTATAAGGAAAATGCCAAAACAGGGGAACGCCTGGGAAAAATGATCGAACGTCTCGGCCTTGAACCCTTTGAACAGGCCATCCAAGGTTAA
- a CDS encoding MBL fold metallo-hydrolase, producing the protein MLITGKKKSLLVEAGVSGMVDQVIRQLDDLEIFTDMIVVSHPHADHVTGIPGLTDRFKDARIIADTGAQKFMAHPKAEHKKTENGHGRPLDHHGGHVKTKGGCKHSRVSQN; encoded by the coding sequence ATGCTGATCACAGGGAAGAAAAAAAGCCTGCTGGTTGAAGCTGGTGTTTCAGGTATGGTGGATCAAGTCATCCGGCAACTGGATGACCTTGAGATCTTCACGGATATGATCGTAGTCAGCCATCCCCACGCTGATCATGTCACAGGAATTCCCGGTTTGACTGACCGGTTCAAAGATGCCCGGATCATTGCAGACACCGGGGCCCAAAAGTTCATGGCCCATCCCAAGGCCGAACATAAAAAAACAGAAAACGGCCATGGCCGACCACTTGATCACCACGGTGGACATGTAAAAACAAAGGGCGGATGCAAACACAGCCGGGTATCCCAAAACTGA
- the tyrA gene encoding bifunctional chorismate mutase/prephenate dehydrogenase, giving the protein MTKDNASFAEQIKPHRDEIDSIDAQIISLLSRRREQVEKIVGVKKAHKVPIYHPAREEDVISRLRGKATQMDVDPDLVENLYRTIMHQSRKSQTRVSKTTLIRPQAKILIVGGAGEMGRLFVRFFRETGYQVDVLDKDDWDRAKALCGDADLVVVCVPINVTVQVVESLAPLMRPDAVLTDLTSVKKRPLEAMCRAHKGPVLGLHPLFGPTTDNLDKQIIAACAGQDDDACQWVIDQLVAWGAVVIEATALEHDQVMEIVQALRHFATFSFGSFLYRQGIPIKRTLEFSSPIYRLELGMVGRLFAQDPDLYAEIIFATPERRQLLKTFVQSLTQFLDMLESGDKDAFINEFNQIAEWFGPFGNQALRESTYFINKLIERF; this is encoded by the coding sequence ATGACCAAAGACAACGCCTCTTTTGCAGAGCAAATCAAACCCCATCGGGATGAAATTGATTCTATTGATGCCCAGATTATTTCTTTATTAAGCCGGCGCCGGGAACAGGTGGAAAAAATCGTAGGCGTTAAAAAAGCGCACAAGGTACCCATTTACCATCCGGCCCGGGAGGAAGACGTGATATCCCGCCTGCGGGGGAAAGCCACGCAGATGGATGTGGACCCGGATCTGGTGGAAAATCTCTACAGAACCATCATGCACCAGTCCAGAAAAAGTCAGACCCGGGTGTCCAAAACCACGTTGATACGGCCCCAGGCAAAGATACTTATTGTGGGCGGTGCCGGAGAGATGGGCCGCCTGTTTGTCCGGTTTTTCAGGGAAACCGGTTACCAGGTGGACGTCCTGGATAAAGATGACTGGGACCGGGCAAAAGCGTTGTGTGGAGATGCGGACCTTGTGGTGGTCTGTGTACCCATTAATGTGACCGTTCAGGTCGTTGAATCCCTGGCTCCACTGATGCGGCCGGATGCGGTGCTCACCGACTTGACCTCGGTCAAAAAGAGGCCCCTGGAAGCCATGTGCCGGGCACACAAAGGCCCTGTGCTGGGCCTGCACCCCCTTTTCGGACCCACCACGGACAACCTGGACAAGCAGATTATTGCCGCATGTGCCGGACAGGACGACGACGCCTGTCAATGGGTAATTGACCAGCTGGTGGCCTGGGGTGCCGTGGTGATTGAGGCGACGGCCCTGGAACATGACCAGGTCATGGAAATTGTCCAGGCCCTTCGGCATTTTGCTACGTTTAGTTTCGGCAGTTTCCTCTACCGCCAGGGCATCCCCATCAAACGCACCCTTGAATTTTCAAGCCCCATCTACCGCCTGGAGCTGGGCATGGTGGGCCGGCTTTTTGCCCAGGACCCGGATCTCTACGCAGAAATCATCTTTGCCACACCCGAACGGCGCCAGCTTTTAAAAACCTTTGTTCAATCCCTGACCCAGTTTCTGGATATGCTTGAATCCGGGGATAAGGATGCGTTCATCAACGAATTCAATCAAATTGCAGAATGGTTCGGACCGTTCGGCAACCAGGCCCTGCGTGAAAGTACCTATTTTATCAATAAATTGATTGAACGCTTTTAA
- a CDS encoding sigma-54 dependent transcriptional regulator — protein sequence MSDKTVLVVDDDTAHATMLKTLMKGWGYTVQVALDGDEGVDAVTQSPFGLVLMDMKMVKMSGMEALSKIHAFNPALPVIIMTAYSSVDTAVQALKIGAYDYLTKPLDFDKLKLTVDRVFERLHLKNENQDLKKQLETSAFHHDILGKSPAMKTLLDTIHMVAPTDANVLVTGESGTGKELVAAALHNNSVRRDQPYIRINCAAITETLLESELFGHERGAFTGADKKRKGKFLLADKGSILLDEIGEMSLAMQAKLLRVIQEKEIAPVGSEKTLAVDVRVIAATNRDLKAMSAEKEFREDLYYRLNVVHIAIPPLRKRIEDIPELAMHFLDEFARKNRRDIKGFSPNAMDTLIRYAWPGNVRELMNAVERGVVMARTDYLRRSDLSFILDEEEPELATAAELNLENIALAKVEERAILSTLASAGGNKSEAARRLGITRKTLLKKLKRYGGEEG from the coding sequence ATGAGTGACAAAACTGTGCTGGTGGTGGACGACGATACCGCCCATGCCACCATGCTTAAAACCCTGATGAAAGGGTGGGGATATACCGTGCAGGTTGCCCTGGACGGAGATGAGGGCGTGGATGCCGTGACCCAAAGCCCCTTCGGGCTGGTGCTGATGGATATGAAAATGGTGAAAATGTCCGGCATGGAGGCCCTGTCCAAAATCCATGCCTTTAACCCCGCCCTGCCCGTGATCATCATGACCGCCTATTCTTCGGTGGATACGGCTGTCCAGGCCTTGAAAATCGGAGCCTATGACTATTTGACCAAGCCTTTGGATTTTGACAAACTTAAACTCACCGTGGACCGGGTGTTTGAACGGCTTCACCTGAAGAACGAAAATCAGGACTTGAAAAAACAACTGGAAACCAGCGCCTTCCACCATGATATCCTGGGCAAAAGCCCTGCCATGAAGACGCTGCTGGATACCATACACATGGTGGCTCCCACCGATGCCAATGTGCTTGTTACAGGGGAGTCGGGAACGGGCAAGGAGCTTGTGGCGGCGGCCCTGCACAACAACAGCGTGAGGCGTGACCAGCCTTATATCCGGATTAATTGTGCGGCCATCACCGAAACTCTTCTGGAGTCCGAGTTGTTCGGCCATGAACGGGGGGCATTTACCGGGGCTGATAAAAAACGAAAGGGTAAATTCCTCCTGGCGGACAAGGGCAGTATCCTGCTGGACGAAATCGGCGAGATGAGTCTTGCCATGCAGGCAAAGCTGCTGCGGGTGATCCAGGAAAAAGAGATTGCGCCGGTGGGCTCGGAAAAGACCCTTGCCGTAGATGTCCGGGTGATTGCCGCCACCAACAGGGATTTAAAAGCCATGTCCGCTGAAAAAGAATTCAGGGAAGACCTGTACTACCGGCTGAATGTGGTCCATATTGCTATTCCGCCGCTGCGAAAGCGCATTGAGGATATCCCGGAGCTTGCCATGCACTTCCTGGATGAATTTGCCCGTAAAAACCGCCGGGACATCAAGGGGTTTTCCCCCAATGCCATGGATACCCTGATCCGGTATGCGTGGCCCGGTAATGTCCGGGAGCTGATGAATGCCGTGGAGCGCGGCGTGGTCATGGCCAGGACCGATTACCTTCGCCGGTCTGATCTCTCTTTTATTTTGGATGAAGAGGAGCCGGAGCTGGCAACGGCGGCAGAATTGAATCTGGAAAACATCGCCCTGGCCAAGGTGGAGGAACGGGCGATTCTCTCCACCCTGGCCTCTGCCGGTGGCAATAAAAGTGAAGCAGCCCGAAGACTTGGCATCACCCGGAAAACATTGCTTAAAAAGCTTAAGCGGTACGGCGGTGAAGAGGGTTAA